One Chanodichthys erythropterus isolate Z2021 chromosome 22, ASM2448905v1, whole genome shotgun sequence DNA window includes the following coding sequences:
- the st8sia5 gene encoding alpha-2,8-sialyltransferase 8E isoform X1: MGYSDPTASRDLLGNRSLCFIFICAFGLVTLLQQILYGKNYIKSGQQFSRLKGEEVGNWSGLISYPDDGGMKPARNGRKRCVRQNFLHSEAQSSIIITPCLADIQKKKKEKQRYLERSEGSLEFNSTSCKELRQEITDVKVLTMVKTSELFERWRNLQVCKWEQNKEETDNFKMSLSRCCNAPSFLFTTKRNTPSGTKLRYEVDTSGLLHISPEIFKMFPDDMPYSKSQFKKCAVIGNGGIIKNSKCGREIDATDFVFRCNIPPISDMYSKDVGSKTDLVTINPSIITERFQKLEKWRKPFYDVLQNYENSSLVLPAFYNTRNTDVSFRVKYMLDDFESPRGVFFFHPQYLMNVQRFWAVQGVRAKRLSSGLMLVTAAMELCEEVHLYGFWAFPMNPSGIFITHHYYDNVKPRPGFHAMPYEIFNFMHMHARGIVHVHTGPCR, encoded by the exons ATGGGCTACTCAGATCCGACAGCTAGTAGAGATCTGCTAGGAAACAGGTCCctctgttttattttcatatgtgCTTTTGGACTGGTCACCTTACTGCAGCAAATCCTCTATGGCAAGAACTACATTAAAAG TGGGCAACAGTTTTCCCGCCTCAAAGGAGAGGAGGTGGgcaactggagcgggctcattaGTTACCCCGATGATGGAGGGATGAAGCCGGCCAGAAATGGGAGGAAAAG ATGTGTCCGTCAGAATTTTCTGCACTCTGAGGCTCAGAGCTCCATAATTATCACGCCCTGCCTAGCAGAtattcagaagaaaaaaaaagaaaagcaaag GTATCTGGAACGCTCCGAAGGCTCTTTGGAGTTCAACTCCACTTCCTGCAAGGAACTACGGCAAGAAATCACAGATGTGAAAGTACTGACCAT GGTAAAGACTTCAGAGCTGTTTGAGCGATGGAGGAACCTGCAGGTGTGTAAGTGGGAGCAAAACAAGGAGGAGACGGATAATTTCAA AATGTCTCTGTCACGTTGCTGCAATGCCCCCTCCTTCCTGTTTACCACGAAGAGAAACACTCCCTCTGGCACTAAACTGCGTTACGAGGTGGATACGAGTGGACTCTTGCACATCAGCCcggagatttttaaaatgttcccTGAT GACATGCCCTATTCCAAATCCCAGTTTAAGAAATGTGCCGTCATCGGGAACGGTGGTATCATCAAAAACAGCAAGTGTGGACGAGAGATTGATGCCACTGACTTTGTCTTCCG ATGTAATATTCCTCCTATCTCAGATATGTACAGTAAAGATGTGGGATCTAAGACTGATCTTGTAACAATAAATCCCAGCATTATAACTGagag GTTTCAAAAGTTGGAGAAATGGAGGAAGCCATTTTATGATGTTCTCCAGAATTACGAGAACTCTTCGTTGGTTTTGCCAGCGTTTTATAACACGAGGAACACGGACGTGTCATTCCGTGTGAAGTACATGCTGGACGACTTCGAGTCCCCCCGCGGCGTGTTCTTCTTCCACCCGCAGTACCTGATGAACGTGCAGCGCTTCTGGGCCGTGCAGGGCGTGCGCGCCAAACGCCTCAGCAGCGGCCTGATGCTGGTCACCGCTGCGATGGAGTTATGCGAAGAAGTGCATCTCTACGGCTTCTGGGCGTTTCCAATGAACCCCTCTGGAATCTTCATAACGCACCATTACTATGACAACGTCAAGCCCCGGCCCGGGTTCCACGCCATGCCGTATGAGATCTTTAACTTCATGCACATGCACGCTCGCGGCATTGTGCACGTGCACACAGGCCCCTGCAGGTGA
- the st8sia5 gene encoding alpha-2,8-sialyltransferase 8E isoform X3: MGYSDPTASRDLLGNRSLCFIFICAFGLVTLLQQILYGKNYIKRVKTSELFERWRNLQVCKWEQNKEETDNFKMSLSRCCNAPSFLFTTKRNTPSGTKLRYEVDTSGLLHISPEIFKMFPDDMPYSKSQFKKCAVIGNGGIIKNSKCGREIDATDFVFRCNIPPISDMYSKDVGSKTDLVTINPSIITERFQKLEKWRKPFYDVLQNYENSSLVLPAFYNTRNTDVSFRVKYMLDDFESPRGVFFFHPQYLMNVQRFWAVQGVRAKRLSSGLMLVTAAMELCEEVHLYGFWAFPMNPSGIFITHHYYDNVKPRPGFHAMPYEIFNFMHMHARGIVHVHTGPCR, translated from the exons ATGGGCTACTCAGATCCGACAGCTAGTAGAGATCTGCTAGGAAACAGGTCCctctgttttattttcatatgtgCTTTTGGACTGGTCACCTTACTGCAGCAAATCCTCTATGGCAAGAACTACATTAAAAG GGTAAAGACTTCAGAGCTGTTTGAGCGATGGAGGAACCTGCAGGTGTGTAAGTGGGAGCAAAACAAGGAGGAGACGGATAATTTCAA AATGTCTCTGTCACGTTGCTGCAATGCCCCCTCCTTCCTGTTTACCACGAAGAGAAACACTCCCTCTGGCACTAAACTGCGTTACGAGGTGGATACGAGTGGACTCTTGCACATCAGCCcggagatttttaaaatgttcccTGAT GACATGCCCTATTCCAAATCCCAGTTTAAGAAATGTGCCGTCATCGGGAACGGTGGTATCATCAAAAACAGCAAGTGTGGACGAGAGATTGATGCCACTGACTTTGTCTTCCG ATGTAATATTCCTCCTATCTCAGATATGTACAGTAAAGATGTGGGATCTAAGACTGATCTTGTAACAATAAATCCCAGCATTATAACTGagag GTTTCAAAAGTTGGAGAAATGGAGGAAGCCATTTTATGATGTTCTCCAGAATTACGAGAACTCTTCGTTGGTTTTGCCAGCGTTTTATAACACGAGGAACACGGACGTGTCATTCCGTGTGAAGTACATGCTGGACGACTTCGAGTCCCCCCGCGGCGTGTTCTTCTTCCACCCGCAGTACCTGATGAACGTGCAGCGCTTCTGGGCCGTGCAGGGCGTGCGCGCCAAACGCCTCAGCAGCGGCCTGATGCTGGTCACCGCTGCGATGGAGTTATGCGAAGAAGTGCATCTCTACGGCTTCTGGGCGTTTCCAATGAACCCCTCTGGAATCTTCATAACGCACCATTACTATGACAACGTCAAGCCCCGGCCCGGGTTCCACGCCATGCCGTATGAGATCTTTAACTTCATGCACATGCACGCTCGCGGCATTGTGCACGTGCACACAGGCCCCTGCAGGTGA
- the st8sia5 gene encoding alpha-2,8-sialyltransferase 8E isoform X2, translating to MGYSDPTASRDLLGNRSLCFIFICAFGLVTLLQQILYGKNYIKSGQQFSRLKGEEVGNWSGLISYPDDGGMKPARNGRKRYLERSEGSLEFNSTSCKELRQEITDVKVLTMVKTSELFERWRNLQVCKWEQNKEETDNFKMSLSRCCNAPSFLFTTKRNTPSGTKLRYEVDTSGLLHISPEIFKMFPDDMPYSKSQFKKCAVIGNGGIIKNSKCGREIDATDFVFRCNIPPISDMYSKDVGSKTDLVTINPSIITERFQKLEKWRKPFYDVLQNYENSSLVLPAFYNTRNTDVSFRVKYMLDDFESPRGVFFFHPQYLMNVQRFWAVQGVRAKRLSSGLMLVTAAMELCEEVHLYGFWAFPMNPSGIFITHHYYDNVKPRPGFHAMPYEIFNFMHMHARGIVHVHTGPCR from the exons ATGGGCTACTCAGATCCGACAGCTAGTAGAGATCTGCTAGGAAACAGGTCCctctgttttattttcatatgtgCTTTTGGACTGGTCACCTTACTGCAGCAAATCCTCTATGGCAAGAACTACATTAAAAG TGGGCAACAGTTTTCCCGCCTCAAAGGAGAGGAGGTGGgcaactggagcgggctcattaGTTACCCCGATGATGGAGGGATGAAGCCGGCCAGAAATGGGAGGAAAAG GTATCTGGAACGCTCCGAAGGCTCTTTGGAGTTCAACTCCACTTCCTGCAAGGAACTACGGCAAGAAATCACAGATGTGAAAGTACTGACCAT GGTAAAGACTTCAGAGCTGTTTGAGCGATGGAGGAACCTGCAGGTGTGTAAGTGGGAGCAAAACAAGGAGGAGACGGATAATTTCAA AATGTCTCTGTCACGTTGCTGCAATGCCCCCTCCTTCCTGTTTACCACGAAGAGAAACACTCCCTCTGGCACTAAACTGCGTTACGAGGTGGATACGAGTGGACTCTTGCACATCAGCCcggagatttttaaaatgttcccTGAT GACATGCCCTATTCCAAATCCCAGTTTAAGAAATGTGCCGTCATCGGGAACGGTGGTATCATCAAAAACAGCAAGTGTGGACGAGAGATTGATGCCACTGACTTTGTCTTCCG ATGTAATATTCCTCCTATCTCAGATATGTACAGTAAAGATGTGGGATCTAAGACTGATCTTGTAACAATAAATCCCAGCATTATAACTGagag GTTTCAAAAGTTGGAGAAATGGAGGAAGCCATTTTATGATGTTCTCCAGAATTACGAGAACTCTTCGTTGGTTTTGCCAGCGTTTTATAACACGAGGAACACGGACGTGTCATTCCGTGTGAAGTACATGCTGGACGACTTCGAGTCCCCCCGCGGCGTGTTCTTCTTCCACCCGCAGTACCTGATGAACGTGCAGCGCTTCTGGGCCGTGCAGGGCGTGCGCGCCAAACGCCTCAGCAGCGGCCTGATGCTGGTCACCGCTGCGATGGAGTTATGCGAAGAAGTGCATCTCTACGGCTTCTGGGCGTTTCCAATGAACCCCTCTGGAATCTTCATAACGCACCATTACTATGACAACGTCAAGCCCCGGCCCGGGTTCCACGCCATGCCGTATGAGATCTTTAACTTCATGCACATGCACGCTCGCGGCATTGTGCACGTGCACACAGGCCCCTGCAGGTGA
- the st8sia5 gene encoding alpha-2,8-sialyltransferase 8E isoform X4 — translation MGYSDPTASRDLLGNRSLCFIFICAFGLVTLLQQILYGKNYIKRYLERSEGSLEFNSTSCKELRQEITDVKVLTMVKTSELFERWRNLQVCKWEQNKEETDNFKMSLSRCCNAPSFLFTTKRNTPSGTKLRYEVDTSGLLHISPEIFKMFPDDMPYSKSQFKKCAVIGNGGIIKNSKCGREIDATDFVFRCNIPPISDMYSKDVGSKTDLVTINPSIITERFQKLEKWRKPFYDVLQNYENSSLVLPAFYNTRNTDVSFRVKYMLDDFESPRGVFFFHPQYLMNVQRFWAVQGVRAKRLSSGLMLVTAAMELCEEVHLYGFWAFPMNPSGIFITHHYYDNVKPRPGFHAMPYEIFNFMHMHARGIVHVHTGPCR, via the exons ATGGGCTACTCAGATCCGACAGCTAGTAGAGATCTGCTAGGAAACAGGTCCctctgttttattttcatatgtgCTTTTGGACTGGTCACCTTACTGCAGCAAATCCTCTATGGCAAGAACTACATTAAAAG GTATCTGGAACGCTCCGAAGGCTCTTTGGAGTTCAACTCCACTTCCTGCAAGGAACTACGGCAAGAAATCACAGATGTGAAAGTACTGACCAT GGTAAAGACTTCAGAGCTGTTTGAGCGATGGAGGAACCTGCAGGTGTGTAAGTGGGAGCAAAACAAGGAGGAGACGGATAATTTCAA AATGTCTCTGTCACGTTGCTGCAATGCCCCCTCCTTCCTGTTTACCACGAAGAGAAACACTCCCTCTGGCACTAAACTGCGTTACGAGGTGGATACGAGTGGACTCTTGCACATCAGCCcggagatttttaaaatgttcccTGAT GACATGCCCTATTCCAAATCCCAGTTTAAGAAATGTGCCGTCATCGGGAACGGTGGTATCATCAAAAACAGCAAGTGTGGACGAGAGATTGATGCCACTGACTTTGTCTTCCG ATGTAATATTCCTCCTATCTCAGATATGTACAGTAAAGATGTGGGATCTAAGACTGATCTTGTAACAATAAATCCCAGCATTATAACTGagag GTTTCAAAAGTTGGAGAAATGGAGGAAGCCATTTTATGATGTTCTCCAGAATTACGAGAACTCTTCGTTGGTTTTGCCAGCGTTTTATAACACGAGGAACACGGACGTGTCATTCCGTGTGAAGTACATGCTGGACGACTTCGAGTCCCCCCGCGGCGTGTTCTTCTTCCACCCGCAGTACCTGATGAACGTGCAGCGCTTCTGGGCCGTGCAGGGCGTGCGCGCCAAACGCCTCAGCAGCGGCCTGATGCTGGTCACCGCTGCGATGGAGTTATGCGAAGAAGTGCATCTCTACGGCTTCTGGGCGTTTCCAATGAACCCCTCTGGAATCTTCATAACGCACCATTACTATGACAACGTCAAGCCCCGGCCCGGGTTCCACGCCATGCCGTATGAGATCTTTAACTTCATGCACATGCACGCTCGCGGCATTGTGCACGTGCACACAGGCCCCTGCAGGTGA